Sequence from the Alkalibaculum bacchi genome:
TCTCCGAGATGTTTATAGAAAAAATCCCCAGATTTTTGGAGAAAATACTCCTATTGAATTTCCTTTATTAATTGGTTTTGTTGATGCTAGGGAAAATTTAAGTCTTCAAGTACATCCAAACAATGAGTATTGTAAGCAATATGAAGGAAAAGAAATGGGAAAGTGTGAGTCGTGGATTTTTATAGAGCCACCTACAAGCGGAGAAATCTACAATGGATGTAAAACTAAAACAAGAGAATTAGTCCAAGAAAATATTCATACTGGTAACTGGGATAACATTATTGATACATTACCAGTAAAGAAAGATCAGTATGTTTATGTTGAGGCAGGTACGTTACATGCATTAACTGCTGGCTCCCTTGTGTACGAAATACAACAGTCGACTAATTTAACCTATCGTTTTTATGACTATGATCGAGTTGATAAATTAGGAAATAAACGTCCTCTCCATCTAGATAAAGCCCTAGATGTGCTAGACACAGAAAAAAAGTCTCTTGCAGAAAACATCCAGATAGGTGAGAGGAGAGAAGAAGAATACTACAATATTATGCTCTACAATATTGAAGGTCAATTTAAAAATAATTCAGATACATATTTTTGTATTACAGTGTTAGAAGGCAGTACGACATTAGACGAAGTTAAGATTTGTAAAGGTATGAGTTTTATTTTATTTAGTGGTGAAGAGATTTATGTAGAAGATAAACTAAAGTGTGTCATAGCGTCTAGCAAGATATAAAAGTGAACGCAAAATAGGACCCTGACTACTTGTAGATTGGAGTATCAGGGTTCTTTATGTGGGTTGCCTTGAGAGTATAGGTAAATCTACACTTTAAGCT
This genomic interval carries:
- a CDS encoding type I phosphomannose isomerase catalytic subunit, with the protein product MLILETISLPTLWGGQKLYSYGGDTNIEKLGQLYTIAADDELSNRILNGKYKGDNLRDVYRKNPQIFGENTPIEFPLLIGFVDARENLSLQVHPNNEYCKQYEGKEMGKCESWIFIEPPTSGEIYNGCKTKTRELVQENIHTGNWDNIIDTLPVKKDQYVYVEAGTLHALTAGSLVYEIQQSTNLTYRFYDYDRVDKLGNKRPLHLDKALDVLDTEKKSLAENIQIGERREEEYYNIMLYNIEGQFKNNSDTYFCITVLEGSTTLDEVKICKGMSFILFSGEEIYVEDKLKCVIASSKI